GCCCACGTGCGTTCGGCCATCCGGGGGCGGGCGGTTCCATCGGTTTTGCTGACCCGGAGCACGATGTTGCCTTCGGTTTTGTGACAAATACACTGGGGCCTTACGTCTTGATGGATCCGCGCGCGCAAAACCTTGCGCGGGTACTGGCCACTTGTCTGTAAAACGCGCTCACGGGTTCCAGGGCCGGAACCTGAAGGCCTTTATGTTTTCCAAGCGTCTGTTTATCCGGGTCAAGCCGGCCTGATTTTTTATGACTTCATTTTTGTGGATATCCAATGTCATTCAATAAAACCACCCTCGCTTTGGCCCTGTGTGTCGCTGTTACCGGTTGTGCGCAGACTCCACAAAATGATTCGGATGGCAGCAGCTGGTGGCCGTTCGGTTCCTCCGACAAAGTTGCGGCAAAAGAGCCGGCGCCGGCGCCAGCACCTGTGAAACCAGTCGCTGCGGCTCCGGTGGCCAAGGCTGAAAGCTCCAGTCCCTGGTACTGGCCGTTTGGCTCTGAGGAAGTTCTGGACAAGAAGCCAGAGGTGAAACCTGAAGCCAAACCGGTCGAAGTGGCCAAGGCTGAGGCGCAAGCAGGTGGCAAATGGTGGTGGCCGTTCGGCGGCAAGGATCAGAGCACCGCTAAAGCTGTACCGATGCCGGATCCGAAAGTCACCCAGGCCTGGCTCGACGACTACGAACCGCGCCTGCGCGAGGCGATCAAGGACAGCAACCTGCAACTCGAGCGCCGTGAAAACGTGCTGGTGGTGACCGCGCCGGTAGAAGGCTCGTTCAACCCCGACCGCCCGGCCATGTTGCTGCCGGTCACCTTGGGGCCGTTCACTCGCGTGGCGAAAATCCTCGAAGTCGATCCGAAGACTGCCGTGCTGGTACTCGGTCACAGCGATACCTCGGGCGCCGCACCGGCCAACGTAAAACTGAGTCAGGAGCGGGCACAAGCGGTGGCGGCAATCTTCCGTCTCAGCGGCTTGCAGCGTGATCGTCTGATGTTGCGCGGCATGGGCGGCGAAGCCCCGCGTGCAGCGAACGACAGCACTGAAGGCCGTGCCTTGAACCGTCGCGTTGAACTGTTGGTGACCCCGCAAAACACCATGGTCGCGCTGCTGAGCAAATACAACATGCCAGCCCCGGCGCCGGTCAAACTGGTCGCAGCCCAGGACGTGAAGCCAGTGGTCAAGCCGGTCACTCCCGCACCTGCCGCGAAGAAAGCCGCTGTGCCTGCCGCGAAAAAAGCGCCGGCCAAGAAAGCTGCCGCCAAGAAGGCTCCAGCCAAAACAGCGACGCCGGCTAAAAAGACCGCGCCGGCCAAAGCCGCAGCAACTGACAAGAAAGTCGCTGCCGCCGATGCTGTGAAAAAGTGATTCGTTAACCAAAAGGAATGC
This DNA window, taken from Pseudomonas fluorescens NCIMB 11764, encodes the following:
- a CDS encoding OmpA family protein, yielding MSFNKTTLALALCVAVTGCAQTPQNDSDGSSWWPFGSSDKVAAKEPAPAPAPVKPVAAAPVAKAESSSPWYWPFGSEEVLDKKPEVKPEAKPVEVAKAEAQAGGKWWWPFGGKDQSTAKAVPMPDPKVTQAWLDDYEPRLREAIKDSNLQLERRENVLVVTAPVEGSFNPDRPAMLLPVTLGPFTRVAKILEVDPKTAVLVLGHSDTSGAAPANVKLSQERAQAVAAIFRLSGLQRDRLMLRGMGGEAPRAANDSTEGRALNRRVELLVTPQNTMVALLSKYNMPAPAPVKLVAAQDVKPVVKPVTPAPAAKKAAVPAAKKAPAKKAAAKKAPAKTATPAKKTAPAKAAATDKKVAAADAVKK